A genomic stretch from Sulfurimonas sediminis includes:
- a CDS encoding bifunctional adenosylcobinamide kinase/adenosylcobinamide-phosphate guanylyltransferase gives MKTLFIGGIKSGKSRSAENYIKKLSDKKPVYLATTEFIDDEMQERIAQHQQQRKSDFITVEEAINLKEKIALQEGAVLVECLSMWINNMLYREKSYAQMEAEVANILELKQDIVFVINDVSCGIIPENKLARQFVDISGKLSQLVAQKCDEVYHVVAGISTQIK, from the coding sequence ATGAAAACATTATTTATAGGTGGCATTAAGAGTGGCAAATCCCGTAGTGCCGAAAATTACATAAAAAAACTCTCAGACAAAAAACCGGTCTATCTTGCAACGACAGAATTTATAGATGATGAAATGCAAGAACGCATAGCACAGCACCAACAGCAACGCAAGAGTGATTTCATCACAGTCGAAGAGGCGATAAATCTCAAAGAAAAAATAGCTCTGCAGGAGGGTGCGGTACTTGTTGAATGCCTGAGTATGTGGATAAACAATATGCTCTACCGTGAAAAAAGTTATGCACAGATGGAAGCGGAAGTGGCAAACATTTTGGAGTTAAAACAAGACATCGTGTTTGTTATCAATGATGTGAGTTGCGGCATTATTCCTGAAAATAAACTTGCCCGGCAGTTTGTAGACATCAGCGGAAAACTTTCTCAACTGGTGGCGCAAAAATGTGATGAAGTCTATCATGTTGTTGCCGGCATCAGTACACAGATAAAATGA
- a CDS encoding NAD-binding protein → MNIIIAGAGKVGFNLAKTLSIGHNVTVIDKNSQALDRIQESLDILPLQGDVEDIHTYKRFIGQEIDLFIAVTNIDNVNLIAAMTVDAALHVKRKFVRVQKYFFQEQIIQKRLAVEKVIFPLKLTSGAVSSLLLYPKANNVKFFKYTPYKLISVMVSSKTLPQSISSEHFKIVGIERKKDFCIPDADVEILPNDLVYFFGDENEIKQVCQKLDVDNTLDIQRCVVFGGGELGIAISQELLKADKEVKLVEKDLKLCEIADEELKGRASIINYKYGSHDIFEDEGLESADIFIAATNNDEYNIIKCLEAKESGIKKVVAINNEMEYYNLMHSLGIVVVRGPKMSAYNAIMEEISSTGVVIQKSYCGAKAVVFMRKVFPGSKLIDKVIKPLHVKESSVFYIRENVMQSLSEKVRLQENDLIVAFCAVKTSAKVKEWIYEL, encoded by the coding sequence ATGAATATTATTATTGCGGGTGCCGGAAAGGTAGGTTTTAACCTTGCCAAAACTCTCAGTATCGGACACAACGTTACGGTCATTGATAAAAATTCACAGGCTTTGGACAGGATACAGGAGAGTCTGGACATTTTACCGCTTCAGGGGGATGTCGAGGATATACATACATATAAGCGTTTTATCGGTCAGGAAATCGACCTGTTTATAGCAGTGACAAATATTGACAATGTGAATCTTATTGCTGCAATGACAGTAGATGCCGCTTTACATGTAAAGAGAAAATTTGTACGGGTGCAAAAATATTTTTTTCAAGAGCAGATTATTCAAAAAAGACTTGCTGTTGAAAAAGTTATTTTCCCTTTAAAGCTTACCTCGGGGGCAGTTTCTTCACTTCTTTTGTACCCAAAAGCAAATAATGTAAAATTTTTTAAATACACACCCTACAAACTTATTTCTGTTATGGTTTCAAGCAAAACACTTCCGCAAAGCATCAGTTCTGAGCATTTTAAAATAGTCGGCATTGAACGCAAGAAGGATTTTTGTATTCCTGATGCAGATGTGGAGATTCTTCCCAATGATCTTGTCTATTTTTTTGGTGATGAAAATGAAATCAAACAGGTGTGTCAGAAACTGGATGTGGACAACACTCTGGACATTCAAAGATGTGTTGTTTTTGGCGGTGGTGAACTCGGGATTGCCATTTCACAGGAACTTCTAAAAGCAGACAAAGAGGTCAAACTGGTAGAAAAAGATTTAAAACTTTGTGAAATAGCGGATGAAGAGCTCAAAGGCAGAGCTTCTATCATTAACTATAAATACGGTTCGCATGATATTTTTGAAGATGAAGGACTGGAGAGTGCCGATATCTTTATAGCAGCGACCAATAATGATGAGTATAACATCATAAAATGTCTCGAAGCAAAAGAGAGCGGCATCAAAAAAGTGGTTGCGATTAACAATGAAATGGAATATTACAACCTGATGCACTCTTTGGGGATAGTCGTCGTACGAGGTCCAAAAATGAGTGCCTATAATGCAATCATGGAAGAGATCAGTTCTACAGGTGTTGTTATTCAAAAAAGTTACTGCGGGGCAAAGGCAGTGGTTTTTATGCGTAAAGTTTTTCCTGGTTCTAAGCTTATTGACAAAGTGATAAAACCTTTACATGTAAAAGAATCCAGCGTCTTTTATATAAGAGAAAATGTGATGCAGAGCCTCAGTGAAAAAGTGAGACTGCAGGAAAATGATTTGATTGTGGCCTTTTGTGCAGTAAAAACAAGCGCAAAAGTGAAAGAATGGATTTATGAACTATAA
- a CDS encoding histidine phosphatase family protein yields MKITLVRHGEVEEAYIGKYNGHNDIGLSKKGHEDAKNLAKAFTCKAFDLVYCSDLRRAKETLATFSQAKNAVYTSKLREKSWGRDEGMGFDEIRAQGIEYENFAQWIKALDGEPYEKYMQRVKAFFFKELPVQKGENILVVTHAGVIRTLMAIVQNLSLEDAFAIALPYASYTVYDTKLQTFSTIKT; encoded by the coding sequence ATGAAAATAACACTTGTGCGTCATGGTGAAGTAGAAGAGGCATATATCGGTAAATATAACGGACATAACGATATAGGACTTTCAAAAAAAGGGCATGAGGATGCCAAAAATCTGGCAAAAGCCTTTACATGTAAAGCCTTTGATTTGGTCTACTGTTCAGACCTCAGACGGGCAAAAGAAACACTTGCTACTTTTTCTCAGGCAAAAAATGCCGTATATACATCAAAACTGCGGGAAAAGTCATGGGGAAGAGATGAGGGAATGGGTTTTGATGAAATCAGGGCGCAGGGTATAGAATATGAAAACTTTGCACAGTGGATAAAAGCCCTTGACGGCGAGCCTTATGAAAAATACATGCAAAGAGTCAAAGCATTCTTTTTCAAAGAGTTGCCTGTGCAAAAGGGCGAGAATATTTTAGTGGTCACGCATGCGGGAGTCATTAGAACTTTAATGGCAATAGTACAAAATCTCTCACTCGAAGATGCCTTTGCAATTGCGCTTCCTTATGCATCATATACTGTTTATGATACAAAATTACAAACTTTTAGCACTATTAAAACTTAG
- a CDS encoding chloride channel protein, whose translation MIQKHITEQTAIFFSVTKWVFLSSIIGIMIGATVTGFLKILAYSETGRSFLPFEYYYTLPFALVLTVWLVKTFAPSAEGHGTEKVISAIHKDNGKIDVSVIPVKTLATVLSIFAGASVGKEGPGAQIGAGVASFVSTLLKFHKQDRKKLVVCGISAGFATVFGTPIAGAIFGVEVLIIGVIMYDVLLPSFIAGFAAFTTAQFLGIEYTYYDLHFFQDISLDIWLIAKVVIAGLFFGFVSDVVITTISYSHTYVKSIKINTYIKAFAGGSLIVALTLIFGEQYIGLGMSTIADVLNPHTAASQDIHWYTFLLKTVFTSLSLAAGGSGGVITPIFYIGATSGHFLGSIISPEHITLFAALGFVSVVSATTNTPIASTIMAVELFGIDIAHYAALAAVISFLISGHRSIFSSQILAMRKSEMLSVKIGEEVENISISLEKHEMDKIEKFRRRLNKKHKKR comes from the coding sequence ATGATACAAAAACATATAACAGAACAGACAGCTATTTTTTTCAGTGTTACAAAATGGGTTTTTCTCTCATCAATTATCGGTATAATGATTGGGGCGACAGTTACAGGCTTTTTAAAAATCTTAGCCTATAGTGAAACAGGCCGTTCTTTTTTGCCGTTTGAATACTACTACACACTTCCTTTTGCCCTTGTTCTGACTGTATGGCTGGTGAAAACCTTTGCCCCGAGTGCAGAAGGGCACGGGACGGAAAAAGTTATCTCCGCAATTCATAAAGATAACGGAAAAATAGATGTTTCTGTCATTCCCGTAAAAACACTTGCGACCGTTTTAAGTATTTTTGCAGGGGCTTCTGTCGGAAAAGAGGGTCCTGGCGCGCAGATTGGTGCAGGGGTTGCCTCTTTTGTTTCAACACTTCTGAAGTTTCACAAACAAGACAGAAAAAAGCTTGTTGTATGCGGGATCAGTGCCGGTTTTGCCACAGTCTTCGGTACCCCGATAGCCGGAGCAATTTTCGGTGTTGAGGTGTTGATTATCGGTGTCATTATGTATGATGTGCTTTTGCCTTCGTTTATCGCAGGTTTTGCCGCTTTTACAACAGCCCAGTTCCTGGGTATAGAATATACCTATTATGATCTCCATTTTTTTCAGGATATCTCTTTGGATATCTGGCTGATAGCCAAAGTGGTCATTGCCGGACTCTTTTTCGGTTTTGTCTCTGATGTGGTGATAACAACAATCTCCTACAGCCATACATATGTCAAAAGCATCAAAATAAATACCTACATCAAAGCTTTTGCGGGCGGTAGTTTGATAGTCGCGCTGACCTTGATTTTCGGTGAGCAGTATATAGGTTTGGGAATGAGTACAATTGCAGATGTTCTCAACCCCCATACCGCTGCTTCGCAGGATATTCACTGGTATACATTTCTTTTAAAAACAGTATTTACTTCTCTTTCTCTTGCCGCAGGAGGAAGCGGAGGTGTCATTACGCCTATTTTTTACATCGGGGCAACAAGCGGGCATTTTCTCGGCTCCATCATCTCTCCCGAACATATTACGCTTTTTGCAGCTCTGGGCTTTGTAAGCGTTGTTTCGGCTACCACAAATACACCTATTGCCTCAACGATTATGGCCGTAGAACTCTTCGGGATAGATATTGCACACTATGCGGCCCTTGCTGCAGTGATCAGCTTCTTGATTTCAGGGCACAGAAGTATCTTCTCTTCACAGATTTTAGCCATGCGAAAATCTGAAATGCTGAGTGTGAAAATAGGGGAAGAGGTAGAAAACATAAGTATTTCGCTGGAAAAACACGAGATGGATAAAATAGAAAAATTTCGAAGAAGACTGAATAAAAAACATAAAAAGCGCTGA
- a CDS encoding TrkH family potassium uptake protein — MNYKNVLKILSLIGITVSALFLFDVLIGIIYQEAYGKFLLYDGVFFLINLGVWLWLRKHELDLKIKESILVVNLLWVLLGVAGAIPLFLYTNVSLASSFFEAISGFTTTGATVYSDIEALPHLILFHRSLMHWLGGLGVIVLGVGLLSVINPTGSLSLFKAESTGISLEKLTPKIKDTALRLWIVYALLTLVDMLLLKFFGMSWFDALNHAFSTVSTGGFSTKNDSLGSFGNDGIIWTTTIFMMLAGINFLAHLKLYFRDVSGYKTEEVRWYLIIFLLLSLALSLVHVDISGDSFYDALKHSSFTIASVMTTTGFATIDYGSWSHLAIAIIFLGLLMGGNAGSTAGGIKIIRHVIIFKTLSAELKRILHPNMIISVFIDGLKQKERILSSTFGFFTLFMITVAVVTVYIYARGYDAMTAVSGAFAIVGNIGPGFSMVGPADNFSFFSDFDKIFLSVAMIIGRLECYTVFVLLSSSFWKKF, encoded by the coding sequence ATGAACTATAAAAATGTGCTGAAGATTCTCTCTCTGATAGGCATTACTGTTTCTGCACTTTTTTTGTTTGATGTCTTGATAGGCATTATATACCAAGAAGCGTATGGAAAATTTTTGCTTTATGACGGAGTGTTTTTTTTGATCAATCTTGGCGTGTGGCTGTGGCTGAGAAAGCATGAACTGGATTTGAAAATAAAAGAGAGCATACTGGTGGTTAACCTGCTTTGGGTGTTGCTGGGCGTTGCCGGAGCCATACCGCTGTTTCTTTATACAAATGTGTCGCTTGCCTCTTCGTTTTTTGAAGCTATCAGCGGATTTACAACAACGGGAGCAACAGTTTACAGCGATATAGAAGCTCTGCCCCATTTGATACTTTTTCACAGAAGTCTGATGCACTGGCTTGGAGGGCTTGGAGTCATTGTCTTGGGTGTCGGGCTTTTGTCGGTTATCAATCCTACAGGAAGCCTCTCTCTTTTTAAAGCCGAATCAACAGGAATTTCTCTTGAAAAACTGACACCAAAAATAAAAGATACAGCGCTGCGTCTGTGGATAGTATATGCGCTGCTGACACTGGTTGACATGCTGCTTTTGAAGTTTTTCGGTATGAGTTGGTTTGATGCACTCAACCATGCTTTTTCGACAGTTTCCACGGGAGGGTTTTCTACAAAAAATGATTCTCTGGGCTCCTTTGGCAATGACGGCATTATTTGGACAACGACAATTTTTATGATGCTTGCAGGGATAAACTTTTTAGCCCATTTAAAGCTTTATTTCAGGGATGTCAGCGGGTACAAAACAGAAGAGGTCAGATGGTATTTAATAATTTTTTTACTGCTGAGTCTTGCTTTGAGTCTTGTACATGTAGATATCAGCGGAGACTCTTTTTATGATGCCCTCAAACACTCATCTTTTACGATTGCTTCTGTTATGACAACAACAGGATTTGCAACGATAGATTACGGCTCCTGGTCGCATTTGGCTATAGCGATTATATTTTTAGGGCTTTTGATGGGAGGCAATGCCGGCTCAACGGCAGGGGGTATTAAAATCATCCGGCATGTAATTATTTTTAAAACACTCTCTGCGGAGCTTAAAAGAATACTGCATCCAAATATGATTATTTCTGTTTTTATCGACGGGCTCAAGCAAAAAGAGCGGATTTTGTCTTCAACCTTTGGTTTTTTTACGCTTTTTATGATTACTGTAGCCGTTGTAACCGTCTATATATATGCCCGGGGGTACGATGCCATGACTGCAGTTTCTGGTGCATTTGCCATAGTGGGCAATATTGGTCCCGGATTCTCTATGGTAGGCCCTGCAGATAACTTTTCTTTTTTCTCTGATTTTGATAAAATCTTTCTCTCAGTCGCTATGATTATAGGCAGACTGGAGTGTTATACTGTTTTTGTCCTGCTAAGCAGTTCTTTTTGGAAAAAATTCTAA
- a CDS encoding DNA-binding protein — protein MKKMSINDAAEYFGVSKEAIHNRVRRGSLQSVVENGVKMVLLDETQAKTGRKTVQPRRPTPNNDRYYKLLEEQNQKLQSRVDTLENETRSLRDQKEQMLIAEREKIERIYKEKDEQLKNILSTISSQFMLNAPQEAVAEDEMLEAEIESEVVEESKVVSLNRHLKKRGFSAKKIKKIKARFKKSAKKDERIIIVGKKYYIDTKKYDYSDIIG, from the coding sequence ATGAAAAAGATGAGCATAAATGATGCGGCTGAGTATTTTGGTGTTTCAAAAGAGGCTATACACAACCGGGTCCGACGGGGTTCTTTGCAGAGTGTTGTAGAAAACGGTGTCAAAATGGTGCTGCTGGATGAGACACAGGCAAAAACAGGGCGAAAAACTGTGCAGCCAAGACGCCCTACACCCAACAACGACAGATATTACAAACTTCTTGAAGAACAAAATCAAAAACTCCAATCTCGTGTGGATACTCTGGAGAATGAAACACGGAGCCTCAGAGACCAAAAAGAGCAGATGCTCATAGCCGAGCGTGAAAAGATAGAAAGAATTTATAAAGAAAAAGATGAACAGCTTAAAAATATTCTCAGCACAATTTCATCACAGTTTATGCTCAATGCACCACAGGAAGCAGTAGCCGAGGATGAGATGCTTGAGGCAGAGATAGAATCCGAAGTCGTAGAAGAGAGCAAGGTTGTCTCTTTGAACAGGCATCTTAAAAAACGTGGTTTTTCAGCAAAAAAAATCAAAAAAATCAAAGCAAGATTTAAAAAGAGTGCAAAAAAAGATGAAAGAATTATTATTGTAGGGAAAAAATATTACATAGATACAAAAAAATATGACTATAGTGATATAATTGGCTAA
- a CDS encoding YajQ family cyclic di-GMP-binding protein: MAKEHSFDITAKIDMQNLKNAINLVDREVSNRYDFKGTPYEVNLKEKDKVLVLVASSDNKLDALKDIVIAKLLKQGLSSKVLDELRVEDASGGTRKATFKIVDYIESKEAKKITAEIKKMKLKVNAQIEGDSIRVKGAKLDDLQKVIKMVREGEWEAPLVFENMR; this comes from the coding sequence ATGGCAAAAGAACACTCATTTGATATAACGGCAAAAATAGATATGCAGAATTTGAAAAATGCTATTAACCTGGTAGACAGAGAAGTCTCCAATCGTTACGATTTCAAGGGAACACCGTATGAAGTGAATCTGAAAGAAAAAGACAAAGTGCTGGTACTTGTGGCTTCGAGTGATAACAAACTTGATGCACTCAAAGACATTGTCATAGCAAAACTGCTCAAACAGGGGCTTTCCTCAAAAGTGCTGGATGAACTTCGTGTGGAAGATGCCAGCGGAGGCACACGCAAGGCAACTTTTAAAATTGTAGATTATATAGAATCAAAAGAGGCAAAAAAAATTACAGCAGAGATAAAAAAGATGAAACTCAAAGTCAATGCACAGATAGAAGGGGATTCTATTCGTGTAAAAGGTGCGAAACTTGATGATCTGCAAAAGGTGATAAAGATGGTGCGTGAAGGCGAGTGGGAAGCGCCTTTGGTTTTTGAAAATATGCGTTAG
- a CDS encoding DUF1538 domain-containing protein: protein MLSISTFLQLLKESFRDLLPIILVIMFFQLAIIQSVPPNWLSTAIGLGIVGVGLAVFLLGLEVGIFPVGEGLASEFAHKGSTFWILIFGFMIGFGTTIAEPALIVIADKAASISAGRIDATVLRTVVAFSVGFAIVLGVWRIIKGHPIHYYIIAGYILVVSATAFAPKEIVGLAYDLGGVTTSTVTVPLVAALGIGLASTIKGRNPVLDGFGLIAFASLTPMIFVQFYGIVVYQFIDASATVVPAVIKEIETVNLDFSAITVLKGLLGVITDVLPILAIILFFQYIILKKPIENLKHVMIGFGLVILGLDAFIVGLEMGLFSVGETMAFELTRYDNNLIIYSFGFFIGFSTTMAEPALTAIARKAKEVSDGKINDFVLRLFVALGVAIGIALGAYRIVTGGEIVYYIISGYIFVIILTFLAPKYIIPIAYDSGGVTTSTVTVPLVAALGLGLATNIDGRDPLIDGFGLIAFASLFPMLTVMLYGIITEKMGVKGEKEKEEIHIEEIRHALEDVHNMELSTIRVDGTETLHSSLMSFSAVHVIVPKNKQEEALIAARDAGARGVTIMSAHGMGLEHMENFYDRLHAGATDANLMFITQTKNVDKIIREIITKLDITGDGRGLTFAYPVSHIKGLRLRSDDL from the coding sequence GTGCTGAGCATTTCAACTTTTTTACAACTTCTAAAAGAGTCCTTTCGTGACCTTTTGCCAATCATACTTGTGATTATGTTTTTCCAGCTTGCCATCATCCAGAGTGTCCCGCCAAACTGGCTGAGCACTGCCATAGGTTTAGGCATCGTCGGTGTGGGGCTTGCCGTATTTTTGCTTGGTCTTGAAGTCGGAATTTTCCCTGTCGGAGAGGGACTTGCGAGTGAATTTGCCCATAAAGGTTCAACCTTTTGGATTTTGATTTTCGGGTTTATGATAGGTTTTGGAACAACCATTGCCGAACCAGCACTCATCGTCATCGCAGACAAGGCTGCCAGTATCAGTGCGGGACGCATTGACGCTACAGTGCTTAGAACCGTTGTTGCCTTTTCTGTCGGTTTTGCCATTGTTTTAGGGGTATGGCGCATCATTAAAGGGCATCCTATCCACTACTATATCATTGCAGGGTATATTTTGGTTGTCAGTGCAACTGCTTTTGCCCCAAAAGAGATAGTAGGTCTTGCCTATGATTTGGGCGGGGTAACGACCTCTACTGTTACCGTTCCGCTTGTTGCCGCCCTTGGTATAGGACTGGCTTCCACCATCAAAGGGCGCAATCCTGTGCTTGACGGCTTTGGGCTCATCGCCTTTGCTTCGCTCACACCTATGATATTTGTGCAGTTTTACGGTATCGTTGTCTACCAGTTTATAGATGCTTCGGCAACTGTGGTGCCTGCTGTTATCAAAGAGATTGAGACGGTTAACCTGGATTTCAGTGCCATAACTGTTTTAAAAGGGCTACTTGGTGTCATCACAGATGTTTTACCTATTTTGGCGATTATTCTCTTTTTTCAGTACATTATTCTAAAAAAACCTATAGAGAATCTCAAACATGTAATGATAGGTTTCGGACTGGTTATTTTAGGGCTTGATGCCTTTATAGTCGGTTTGGAGATGGGTCTTTTTTCTGTCGGCGAGACAATGGCATTTGAGCTTACCCGCTATGACAACAACCTTATCATCTACTCTTTCGGTTTTTTCATCGGTTTTTCTACCACAATGGCAGAACCGGCTCTCACCGCAATCGCAAGAAAAGCAAAAGAGGTCAGCGACGGTAAAATCAATGACTTTGTGCTTCGTCTTTTTGTAGCCTTGGGCGTTGCTATAGGCATTGCACTCGGAGCTTACAGAATCGTTACCGGCGGTGAAATAGTCTACTACATCATAAGCGGATATATTTTTGTCATCATTCTCACCTTTTTGGCACCAAAGTACATTATTCCCATCGCCTATGACAGTGGTGGAGTCACAACGTCAACCGTTACTGTCCCACTTGTTGCAGCACTAGGACTTGGACTTGCGACAAATATAGACGGACGTGACCCGCTTATAGACGGTTTCGGGCTCATTGCCTTTGCTTCTTTATTTCCTATGCTTACTGTTATGCTCTATGGAATTATTACAGAGAAAATGGGAGTTAAAGGGGAGAAAGAGAAAGAGGAAATACACATAGAAGAGATTCGCCATGCACTTGAAGATGTCCACAACATGGAGCTTTCAACCATAAGAGTAGACGGTACAGAGACTTTGCACTCATCACTTATGAGCTTTTCTGCGGTACATGTAATCGTTCCAAAAAACAAACAGGAAGAGGCACTTATTGCAGCAAGAGATGCGGGTGCAAGAGGGGTAACTATCATGAGTGCACACGGTATGGGTCTTGAACATATGGAAAATTTTTACGACAGACTCCATGCGGGTGCGACTGATGCGAACCTGATGTTTATCACCCAGACAAAGAATGTAGACAAAATTATAAGAGAAATCATCACAAAACTCGATATCACAGGAGATGGAAGAGGCCTTACCTTTGCCTACCCTGTTTCTCACATTAAAGGTCTGCGATTAAGATCGGATGATTTGTAA
- a CDS encoding nitrite/sulfite reductase has product MQEENLEKQLNKRERYKARLKPYDYFVKEFDTIDFESLGEGDRYYLQDFGIFNTDFLEDEFTIRIRVAGGRISTKQFNFLADIVNKYDLTLVITARAGFQLHDVEADDVHELFRLLNENGLITWQSFGDNIRNIVTDVYDGVNRHAKIEVYPLIKQMQDYIIKNPKYVGMLPRRVSIGISGNEANVNSFFANDLYFALAKKEETYGFNVYMGGKNTEIAQDADIFLRYEEVFDFFTAFVETFYTHGSRFSRSKTRLFYMIEELGLDRLKELMEDVYGKQFDTAGEIQLLHKEFEEFEVLNNNKYAFCYQTDFARLSPEEMRQISDYANKHNAQIRLGIDQNIYIIGVNEKVAPFDSPALSSTIVACAGNLCPYAVWSIKDESAKYLPLEKIYKHKIKVGFSGCAKGCGRHRHTDIGLIGLKTNNFGDTDGGARVFIGAEHDSGKSVARQLFSMVPFVHLKETLTLIVELFEKSKYKNFQLYAHHILNKYSEDFLSLWHLCNLKNKTALTLPKQETPLTCKEEEKLLFKNFSDLALVENDFKKTVSALAKELWTVEGKDPHYKPPMKRVNVR; this is encoded by the coding sequence ATGCAGGAAGAAAATTTGGAAAAACAACTCAACAAACGTGAACGCTACAAAGCCAGACTCAAACCCTATGACTATTTTGTCAAAGAGTTTGATACCATTGATTTTGAGAGTCTGGGTGAAGGTGACCGGTACTATCTGCAGGATTTTGGGATTTTCAATACCGATTTTTTGGAAGATGAATTCACCATTCGTATTCGTGTAGCCGGAGGCAGAATCAGCACAAAACAGTTTAACTTTTTAGCAGATATAGTCAACAAATATGATTTGACCCTCGTCATCACGGCACGAGCAGGCTTTCAGCTCCATGATGTCGAAGCTGACGATGTCCATGAACTTTTCAGACTCTTAAATGAAAACGGACTTATTACCTGGCAGAGTTTTGGCGACAACATCAGAAATATCGTAACCGATGTCTATGACGGTGTCAACAGACACGCAAAAATAGAAGTCTATCCGCTGATAAAACAGATGCAGGATTACATCATCAAAAACCCGAAATATGTCGGTATGCTACCCCGCCGTGTGAGTATCGGTATCTCGGGTAACGAGGCAAATGTCAACTCCTTTTTTGCAAACGATCTCTACTTTGCGCTTGCCAAAAAAGAGGAGACTTACGGCTTTAATGTTTATATGGGCGGCAAGAACACCGAGATTGCCCAAGATGCAGATATATTTTTACGCTACGAAGAGGTTTTTGATTTTTTCACGGCTTTTGTAGAGACTTTTTATACACACGGCTCTCGATTTTCACGTTCTAAAACCAGACTTTTTTACATGATAGAAGAGCTTGGACTGGACAGGCTCAAAGAACTTATGGAGGATGTATATGGCAAACAGTTCGACACTGCAGGTGAAATACAACTCCTGCATAAAGAGTTTGAAGAGTTTGAAGTTTTAAATAACAACAAATACGCCTTTTGTTATCAAACAGATTTTGCACGTCTTTCACCCGAAGAGATGCGCCAAATCAGTGATTATGCCAACAAACACAATGCCCAAATCCGTTTGGGCATAGACCAAAATATCTACATCATTGGTGTGAATGAAAAAGTAGCGCCTTTTGATTCACCCGCACTCAGCTCCACGATAGTTGCTTGTGCCGGCAATCTTTGTCCCTATGCGGTCTGGAGCATTAAAGATGAAAGTGCCAAATACCTGCCGCTGGAAAAAATCTACAAACATAAAATAAAAGTCGGTTTTTCAGGTTGTGCAAAAGGCTGCGGGCGCCACCGCCACACCGACATCGGGCTTATAGGGCTAAAAACCAACAACTTCGGAGATACCGACGGAGGAGCAAGAGTTTTTATAGGTGCAGAACATGACAGCGGAAAGAGTGTGGCAAGACAGCTCTTTTCCATGGTCCCGTTTGTGCACTTAAAAGAGACGCTGACACTCATTGTAGAACTTTTTGAAAAAAGCAAATACAAAAACTTTCAGCTCTATGCCCACCATATTTTGAACAAATACTCCGAAGATTTTCTCAGTCTCTGGCATCTTTGCAACCTGAAAAACAAAACAGCACTCACTCTGCCAAAACAGGAGACTCCGCTTACATGTAAAGAAGAAGAAAAGCTGCTTTTTAAGAATTTTTCAGACCTTGCACTGGTAGAGAATGATTTCAAAAAAACAGTGAGTGCCTTGGCAAAAGAGTTATGGACGGTAGAGGGCAAAGACCCACACTACAAACCGCCTATGAAAAGGGTAAATGTCAGATAA